One Cricetulus griseus strain 17A/GY chromosome 5, alternate assembly CriGri-PICRH-1.0, whole genome shotgun sequence genomic window carries:
- the Gpr52 gene encoding G-protein coupled receptor 52 has product MNESRWTEWRILNMSSSIVNVSEHHSCPLGFGHYSVEDVCIFETVVIVLLTFLIIAGNLTVIFVFHCAPLLHHYTTSYFIQTMAYADLFVGVTCLVPTLSLLHYSTGVHESLTCQVFGYIISVLKSVSMACLACISVDRYLAITKPLSYNQLVTPCRLRICIIMIWIYSCLIFLPSFFGWGKPGYHGDIFEWCATSWLTSAYFTCFIVCLLYAPAALVVCFTYFHIFKICRQHTKEINDRRARFPSHEVDASRETGHSPDRRYAMVLFRITSVFYMLWLPYIIYFLLESSRVLDNPTLSFLTTWLAISNSFCNCVIYSLSNSVFRLGLRRLSETMCTSCVCVKDQEARDPKPRRRANSCSI; this is encoded by the coding sequence ATGAATGAATCCAGGTGGACTGAATGGAGGATCCTGAACATGAGCAGTAGCATTGTGAATGTATCCGAGCATCACTCCTGCCCACTTGGATTTGGTCACTACAGTGTGGAGGATGTCTGCATCTTTGAGACAGTTGTTATTGTCTTGCTGACATTTCTAATCATCGCTGGGAATTTAACAGTCATCTTTGTCTTTCATTGTGCTCCACTGTTACACCATTATACTACCAGCTACTTCATACAGACAATGGCATATGCTGACCTCTTCGTTGGAGTTACCTGCTTGGTTCCTACTCTGTCCCTTCTCCATTACTCTACAGGTGTCCACGAATCATTGACTTGTCAGGTGTTTGGATatattatttcagttttaaaaagtgtttctatGGCCTGTCTTGCTTGTATCAGTGTGGATCGCTATCTTGCAATAACGAAGCCTCTTTCCTACAATCAACTGGTCACCCCTTGTCGACTGAGAATTTGCATTATTATGATTTGGATTTATTCCTGCCTAATTTTTTTGCCTTCCTTTTTTGGCTGGGGCAAACCTGGTTACCACGGTGACATTTTTGAGTGGTGTGCCACGTCTTGGCTCACCAGTGCCTATTTTACgtgctttattgtttgtttactCTATGCGCCTGCTGCCTTGGTTGTCTGCTTCACTTactttcacattttcaaaatttgCCGGCAGCACACCAAAGAGATAAATGACCGGAGGGCCCGATTCCCTAGCCATGAGGTAGATGCCTCTAGAGAGACAGGACACAGCCCTGATCGTCGCTATGCCATGGTTTTATTTAGGATAACCAGTGTATTTTACATGCTATGGCTTCCGTATATTATTTACTTTCTTCTAGAAAGTTCTCGTGTCTTGGACAATCCAACACTGTCCTTCTTAACCACCTGGCTTGCTATAAGCAATAGTTTTTGTAACTGTGTAATATACAGCCTCTCCAACAGTGTTTTCCGCCTTGGCCTCCGAAGACTTTCTGAAACAATGTGcacatcttgtgtgtgtgtgaaggatcAGGAAGCACGAGATCCGAAACCCAGGAGACGGGCAAATTCCTGTTCCATTTGA
- the LOC100751631 gene encoding high mobility group protein B1-like: protein MGKGDPKKPRGKMSSYAFFVQTCREEHKKKHPDASVNFSEFSKKCSERWKTMSAKEKRKFEDMAKADKARYEREMKTYIPPKGETKKKFKDPNAPKRPPSAFFLFCSEYCPKIKGEHPGLSIGDVAKKLGELWNNTAAEDKQPYGKKAAKLKEKHEKGIAAYRAKGKPNAAKTGVVKAEKSKKKKEEEDEEEDEEDEQEEEEEEEEDKEDDENDE, encoded by the coding sequence ATGGGCAAAGGAGATCCTAAGAAGCCGAGAGGCAAAATGTCCTCATATGCATTCTTTGTGCAAACTTGCCGAGAGGAACACAAGAAGAAGCACCCGGATGCTTCTGTCAACTTCTCAGAGTTCTCGAAGAAATGCTCAGAAAGGTGGAAGACCATGTCTgctaaagaaaagaggaaatttgAGGACATGGCAAAGGCTGACAAGGCTCgttatgaaagagaaatgaaaacctacaTCCCCCCAAAAGGGGAGACCAAAAAGAAGTTCAAGGACCCCAATGCACCCAAGAGGCCTCCTTCGGCCttcttcttgttctgttctgAATATTGCCCAAAAATCAAAGGAGAACACCCAGGCTTGTCCATTGGTGATGTTGCAAAGAAACTGGGAGAGCTGTGGAACAACACTGCTGCAGAGGACAAGCAGCCCTATGGAAAGAAGGCTGCCAAGCTGAAGGAGAAGCACGAAAAGGGTATTGCTGCTTACAGAGCTAAAGGAAAACCCAATGCAGCGAAAACGGGGGTGGTTaaggcagaaaagagcaagaaaaagaaggaagaggaagatgaggaggaagatgaagaggatgagcaagaggaggaagaagaggaagaggaagataaaGAAGATGATGAAAATGATGAATAA